One genomic window of Actinoalloteichus hoggarensis includes the following:
- a CDS encoding MmcQ/YjbR family DNA-binding protein, with protein MSAAGDRLQDTARKAALALPEVSRGRPFTPRLDVYKVAGRVFLIVTDDPNEQIITVECEPEHARAHVHAYASVTPGRYFDERHWITLEAGPGIVKRLITDVVEDSYDLAVQRLPRRDRPGPPMNTPRTPTAG; from the coding sequence GTGAGCGCGGCCGGCGATCGGCTCCAGGACACCGCGCGCAAGGCGGCCCTCGCCCTGCCCGAGGTCAGCCGCGGACGCCCCTTCACCCCCCGGCTCGACGTGTACAAGGTCGCGGGCAGGGTGTTCCTCATCGTCACCGACGACCCGAACGAACAGATCATCACGGTCGAGTGCGAACCTGAGCACGCCCGCGCCCACGTGCACGCCTACGCCTCGGTCACGCCGGGCCGCTACTTCGACGAACGCCACTGGATCACGCTCGAGGCGGGACCCGGCATCGTCAAGCGGCTGATCACCGACGTAGTCGAGGACTCTTACGACCTGGCCGTCCAGCGGCTGCCACGCCGCGATCGCCCCGGCCCCCCGATGAACACCCCGAGGACGCCCACCGCCGGCTGA
- a CDS encoding MmcQ/YjbR family DNA-binding protein, giving the protein MNKKHWITLEDGDGVDGRLIRELVTESYRLVVTRLPKSDQPVDPHTYAGGTRVSR; this is encoded by the coding sequence ATGAACAAGAAGCACTGGATCACGCTGGAGGACGGCGACGGCGTGGACGGGCGGCTCATCCGAGAGCTCGTCACCGAGTCCTACCGGCTCGTCGTCACTCGCCTGCCCAAGAGCGACCAGCCCGTCGACCCGCACACCTACGCGGGCGGCACGCGGGTATCCCGGTGA
- a CDS encoding MmcQ/YjbR family DNA-binding protein — protein sequence MTPHTIAADCAQELPGARPGRPFGDDWDVFTVRGKVFMPMTEVPGRPVVILKADPAGALALREHNSHITPATT from the coding sequence ATGACTCCGCACACGATCGCCGCCGACTGTGCGCAGGAGCTTCCCGGAGCCCGACCGGGCCGCCCCTTCGGGGACGACTGGGACGTCTTCACAGTGCGAGGCAAGGTGTTCATGCCGATGACCGAGGTCCCCGGGCGTCCGGTCGTGATCCTCAAGGCGGACCCCGCCGGGGCCCTCGCCCTGCGAGAGCACAACAGCCACATCACCCCGGCTACCACATGA
- a CDS encoding TetR/AcrR family transcriptional regulator produces the protein MSETDPSQKTPARGRRADAVRNQQALLAAAAQVFVASGVDAPIREIASAAGVGVATIYRHFPTRADLVVAVYRHQVEACAAAGPRLAAAADSPFDALRRWTDLYIDFVVTKHGLAGAMQPGNENFATLHAYFLDRLVPVAAGLLDAAVQAEEIRPGTTPYELMRGIGNLCIGHDSDPDYDPRRLVDLLLRGLRRPTSR, from the coding sequence GTGTCCGAGACCGATCCGTCCCAGAAGACGCCCGCCCGGGGGCGCCGGGCCGATGCCGTGCGCAACCAGCAGGCCCTGCTGGCCGCCGCCGCCCAGGTGTTCGTCGCCTCTGGCGTCGACGCGCCCATCCGGGAGATCGCCTCGGCGGCAGGCGTGGGAGTCGCCACGATCTACCGGCACTTCCCGACCCGCGCCGACCTCGTCGTCGCCGTCTACCGCCACCAGGTGGAGGCCTGCGCCGCAGCGGGACCACGACTGGCCGCCGCCGCCGACTCGCCCTTCGACGCGCTGAGGCGGTGGACCGACCTCTACATCGACTTCGTCGTCACCAAACACGGCCTCGCGGGCGCGATGCAGCCGGGCAACGAGAACTTCGCCACACTGCACGCCTACTTCCTCGACCGACTCGTCCCCGTCGCCGCCGGACTCCTCGACGCCGCGGTCCAGGCCGAGGAGATCAGGCCCGGCACCACGCCCTACGAATTGATGCGCGGCATCGGCAACCTCTGCATCGGGCACGACAGCGACCCGGACTACGACCCGCGTCGACTCGTCGACCTGCTCCTACGCGGCCTCCGACGGCCGACCTCCCGCTAG
- a CDS encoding alpha/beta hydrolase family protein, producing MSEPAFATERVDAPTPVLSVNPVVLPVPGRAVDLQARVSIPATGGARLPIILLSHGHGPSRHLSSRLGYGPLADFYAAHGFAVIQPTHLDSRTLRLDPNDPEAPLYWRSRAQDMTRVLDRLDAIEDAVPGLGGRLDRDRVAVVGHSMGGHTASLLLGSRLADPDDATEVDLTEPRITAGVLLAAPGRGDRAALRDLTAENYPFLLTTDLSTMTTPALVVAGDRDDSAHLTVLGPTWSTDPYFLAPGPKALLTLYGGEHSLGGVSGYDVAETTDDDPERVAVVQRLTTAYLRSRLYPGDPAWQTACDALAAAPRPLGKVESKS from the coding sequence ATGAGCGAACCCGCCTTCGCGACCGAGCGAGTCGACGCGCCGACGCCCGTCCTCTCCGTCAACCCCGTCGTGCTGCCCGTTCCCGGCCGCGCCGTCGACCTCCAGGCCCGCGTCTCCATCCCGGCGACCGGCGGCGCTCGGCTGCCGATCATCCTGCTCTCCCACGGCCACGGCCCCTCTCGACACCTGTCCTCACGGTTGGGATACGGGCCGCTCGCCGACTTCTACGCCGCGCACGGCTTCGCCGTCATCCAGCCCACCCACCTGGACTCCCGCACGCTGCGCCTGGACCCGAACGATCCCGAGGCGCCGCTGTACTGGCGATCACGAGCGCAGGACATGACCCGCGTCCTCGATCGGCTCGACGCGATCGAGGACGCCGTCCCCGGACTCGGCGGCCGTCTGGACCGGGACAGGGTCGCCGTGGTCGGCCACTCGATGGGCGGACACACCGCGAGCCTGCTGCTGGGCTCTCGACTCGCCGATCCCGACGACGCCACCGAGGTCGACCTGACCGAGCCGCGCATCACCGCGGGCGTGCTGCTGGCCGCGCCCGGCCGAGGCGACCGGGCGGCCCTGCGCGATCTCACGGCCGAGAACTATCCGTTCCTCCTGACCACGGACCTGTCCACGATGACGACGCCCGCGCTCGTCGTCGCGGGCGACCGAGACGACTCCGCCCACCTCACGGTTCTGGGCCCCACCTGGAGCACCGACCCGTACTTCCTGGCGCCCGGCCCGAAGGCCCTGCTCACCCTGTACGGCGGGGAGCACTCCCTGGGCGGGGTGTCCGGATACGACGTCGCCGAGACCACCGATGACGATCCCGAACGGGTGGCCGTGGTCCAACGGCTCACCACCGCCTACCTCCGCTCGCGGCTCTACCCCGGCGACCCCGCGTGGCAGACCGCCTGCGACGCGCTGGCCGCCGCCCCGCGGCCGCTCGGGAAGGTCGAGTCCAAGTCGTGA
- a CDS encoding FAD-dependent monooxygenase yields the protein MHVVVLERDAEPTQVVRSLGLHARSIELRDQRGLLERFLDHGTKCPVGGFFAGIDKPSPSVDTAYPYVLGIPQPVTDRLLTEQRRARTPTASPREVAEVTAEVG from the coding sequence GTGCACGTCGTCGTCCTGGAGCGGGACGCGGAACCCACCCAGGTCGTCCGCTCGCTCGGCCTGCACGCGCGCAGCATCGAGCTGAGGGATCAGCGCGGTCTGCTGGAGCGCTTTCTCGACCACGGCACGAAGTGTCCGGTCGGCGGGTTCTTCGCGGGCATCGACAAGCCGTCTCCGTCGGTCGACACCGCGTATCCCTACGTCCTGGGCATCCCGCAACCGGTCACCGACCGGCTGCTGACCGAGCAGCGGCGAGCCAGGACGCCGACGGCGTCACCGCGGGAGGTGGCCGAGGTGACGGCCGAGGTCGGCTAG
- a CDS encoding TetR/AcrR family transcriptional regulator has translation MARPRDPRRRVELLDAILDYLVEHGIAQLSLRPLAEALGHSTFVLTHHFTNKDELIAAVLAHLDERQRGRLRALPGWDEGRSLGAVVRASWDWHLAPDSLPLVRLLHEIEGLAAAGRLRGSYVPTMLGDRAEFVAEALQTHGVPADVARRNATLLNAAYAGLQLDYLTTGDRDRVEEAVEELIRLADQWTEAGDAPATGCTAHGR, from the coding sequence GTGGCCAGGCCCCGCGACCCGCGCCGCCGCGTCGAACTGCTCGACGCGATCCTGGACTACCTGGTCGAGCACGGGATCGCCCAGCTCTCCCTGCGTCCCCTGGCGGAGGCCCTCGGACACAGCACCTTCGTGCTCACCCACCACTTCACCAACAAGGACGAGCTCATCGCCGCCGTCCTGGCACACCTCGACGAACGGCAGCGCGGCAGGCTGCGCGCCCTGCCCGGCTGGGACGAGGGGCGCAGCCTCGGCGCCGTCGTCCGCGCATCCTGGGACTGGCACCTCGCCCCGGACTCGCTGCCGCTCGTCCGGCTGCTGCACGAGATCGAGGGTCTCGCGGCGGCGGGCAGACTCCGAGGCTCCTACGTCCCCACGATGCTGGGCGACCGCGCCGAGTTCGTCGCCGAGGCCCTCCAGACCCACGGCGTCCCCGCCGACGTCGCACGCCGCAACGCCACCCTGCTCAACGCCGCCTACGCGGGCCTGCAACTGGACTACCTGACCACCGGCGACCGTGATCGCGTGGAGGAGGCCGTCGAGGAGCTGATCCGACTGGCCGACCAGTGGACCGAGGCAGGCGACGCCCCCGCCACCGGATGTACCGCCCACGGGCGGTGA
- a CDS encoding MFS transporter, translated as MTGPDPTPRAPLGDDDAPASAAVGPRPAAEETGHPRRRVILWALAAALLTMSTTVMAVTVALPDIARDLRATTGQLQWITEATVLALASLLITMGAVGDRYGRRRVLLGGLAVLVVAAVWAAVAAGPGELIAARALLGVGNAMVMPATLAIIRSVFPRAELARAVAVWAGVAGLGVVLGPMTGGLLVEQLGWRAVFAAMVGVLPAVALAVVLAVPPTAPDRTARPDLLGMALVSGGLVASVHALIEAPRRGLFDAGTLLTIGAAIVLLGGFAARQRRTRPPMLDPRLVTDRAFWPAAVAAAAGFFALMGMLFLLTQYFQEVSGRSPSETALLLLPIAAGQLGMAPITPRLIGRIGLRWTVACGLGVLALGLTLIPLGAHTAHHEVLSAGLLLLAAGNGAAVTAASTAMLGSAGAPQAGSIAAVNETAFKLGGSLGVAVLGGIPAERLAARTAPPPPSEQAVPVESISGALRAAALLGGPEGDRLAAAARQAFVTGLTHAAVLAACLALAAAVLTAATLHTPDPSRRGAR; from the coding sequence GTGACAGGACCCGATCCGACGCCGCGAGCACCACTCGGCGACGACGACGCACCTGCGTCGGCCGCGGTCGGACCGCGCCCGGCGGCCGAGGAGACCGGCCATCCGCGTCGCCGAGTGATCCTCTGGGCGCTGGCCGCCGCCCTGCTCACCATGAGCACCACCGTGATGGCGGTGACCGTCGCACTCCCCGACATCGCCCGCGACCTGCGCGCCACCACCGGCCAGCTTCAATGGATCACCGAGGCGACCGTGCTGGCCCTGGCCTCGCTACTGATCACGATGGGGGCGGTCGGCGACCGTTACGGACGTCGTCGGGTGCTGCTGGGCGGACTCGCCGTGCTGGTCGTCGCCGCGGTGTGGGCCGCCGTCGCCGCCGGCCCCGGCGAGCTGATCGCCGCCAGGGCGCTGCTCGGCGTCGGCAACGCGATGGTCATGCCCGCGACTCTGGCGATCATCCGCAGCGTGTTCCCCCGCGCGGAACTCGCCCGCGCGGTGGCGGTGTGGGCCGGAGTCGCCGGGCTGGGCGTCGTGCTGGGGCCGATGACCGGCGGGCTGCTCGTCGAGCAGCTGGGCTGGCGGGCGGTGTTCGCGGCCATGGTAGGCGTCCTGCCCGCCGTGGCCCTCGCCGTCGTCCTCGCCGTCCCGCCGACGGCGCCCGACCGCACCGCGCGACCCGACCTGCTCGGCATGGCACTGGTGTCCGGCGGTCTGGTCGCGTCGGTCCACGCGCTCATCGAGGCACCCCGGCGTGGTCTGTTCGACGCCGGGACGCTGCTCACGATCGGGGCGGCCATCGTGCTGCTCGGCGGATTCGCCGCCCGCCAACGCCGGACACGGCCTCCGATGCTCGACCCGCGCCTGGTGACCGACCGTGCCTTCTGGCCTGCCGCGGTGGCCGCGGCCGCGGGATTCTTCGCGCTGATGGGCATGCTGTTCCTCCTCACCCAGTACTTCCAGGAGGTGTCGGGCCGCTCCCCATCCGAGACCGCGCTGCTGCTGCTCCCGATCGCGGCAGGCCAGTTGGGCATGGCCCCGATCACGCCCCGTCTGATCGGACGAATCGGCCTGCGATGGACCGTCGCCTGCGGCCTGGGCGTGCTGGCCCTGGGATTGACGCTGATCCCCCTGGGCGCGCACACCGCTCACCACGAAGTGCTGTCGGCCGGCCTGCTCCTGCTCGCCGCGGGCAACGGCGCCGCGGTGACCGCCGCGAGCACCGCCATGCTGGGCTCGGCCGGCGCACCGCAGGCGGGTTCGATCGCCGCCGTCAACGAGACCGCCTTCAAACTGGGCGGCAGCCTCGGCGTGGCCGTGCTGGGCGGGATCCCCGCCGAGCGCCTCGCCGCACGCACCGCGCCCCCGCCCCCGTCGGAGCAGGCCGTCCCGGTCGAGTCGATCAGCGGCGCTCTGCGGGCCGCCGCGTTGCTCGGCGGCCCCGAGGGCGATCGACTCGCGGCCGCGGCCCGACAGGCGTTCGTCACGGGCCTGACCCATGCCGCCGTCCTCGCCGCCTGTCTCGCACTGGCGGCGGCGGTGCTGACGGCGGCGACCCTGCACACACCCGATCCGTCCCGCCGAGGAGCACGATGA
- a CDS encoding alpha/beta fold hydrolase produces MRTPTEHHATVRGLRLAYLDFGGAGTPLLVLHGHFGRGRQFARLAADLAPDHRVIALDLRGHGHSGRDGDVTPDAYTADVTEFLDDLARSSGPMPVLGHSMGGVIAFRVAARRPDLVSALVVEEGGALNRRPEIADPVLDVRGWVRRAPTLAALRREVESRGIPDATYFLESAHEYADGWGFLFDHDDVTSSQEELIGDWRPDWLGSDCPALLVHGRDSTVLPTDMAEDMARRRPHTVLRTFPGCGHWVHDDDPAGFAETVRDFLGATHATGRR; encoded by the coding sequence ATGAGGACACCGACAGAACACCACGCGACGGTGCGCGGCCTGCGACTGGCCTACCTGGACTTCGGCGGCGCCGGAACCCCGCTCCTCGTGCTGCACGGGCACTTCGGTCGGGGCCGACAGTTCGCCCGCCTGGCCGCCGATCTCGCACCGGACCACCGCGTGATCGCCCTGGACCTGCGGGGCCACGGCCACAGCGGCCGCGACGGCGACGTGACCCCGGACGCCTACACCGCCGACGTCACCGAGTTCCTCGACGACCTCGCTCGTTCCTCGGGGCCGATGCCGGTGCTCGGTCACTCGATGGGCGGCGTGATCGCCTTCCGGGTGGCCGCGCGCCGTCCGGACCTGGTCAGCGCGTTGGTCGTCGAGGAGGGCGGCGCCCTCAACCGGCGGCCCGAGATCGCCGACCCGGTGTTGGACGTGCGGGGCTGGGTTCGTCGTGCTCCGACGTTGGCGGCCCTGCGCCGGGAGGTGGAGAGCCGCGGGATCCCCGACGCGACCTACTTCCTGGAGAGCGCCCACGAGTACGCCGACGGCTGGGGTTTCCTGTTCGACCACGACGACGTGACGTCCTCGCAGGAGGAGTTGATCGGCGACTGGCGGCCGGACTGGCTCGGTTCGGACTGCCCGGCGCTGCTCGTCCACGGCCGAGACAGCACCGTGCTGCCCACCGACATGGCCGAGGACATGGCGCGGCGACGTCCCCACACCGTGCTCCGGACGTTCCCCGGATGCGGCCACTGGGTCCACGACGACGACCCGGCGGGCTTCGCCGAGACGGTGCGCGACTTCCTCGGTGCGACCCACGCGACGGGCCGCCGCTGA
- a CDS encoding SRPBCC domain-containing protein produces MASSTDVDALAGTRREVSAPDEATGEALTLRRRYAAHVSDVWDACTDPDRLACFFQRPEGDLRVGGRFAFPGSGHGEVLRCAPPWLLVVSWVYGEPGGERVELRLAPDEDGGTLLELRHSAPDGLLERVPDDPESGARGIGTEWELSLIALAACLDGDAEADSTGVTSVFATAGLAGRVSRAWSATLAAAGVDATGADDAGR; encoded by the coding sequence ATGGCCTCATCGACGGACGTCGACGCCCTCGCCGGTACTCGCCGTGAGGTCAGCGCCCCCGACGAGGCGACGGGTGAGGCGCTGACGCTGCGTCGGCGGTACGCGGCACACGTCTCGGACGTCTGGGACGCGTGCACCGACCCCGATCGGCTGGCGTGCTTCTTCCAGCGGCCCGAGGGAGATCTTCGGGTGGGTGGTCGGTTCGCCTTCCCCGGCAGCGGCCACGGCGAGGTGCTGCGGTGTGCGCCGCCGTGGCTGCTCGTGGTCAGCTGGGTCTACGGGGAGCCCGGCGGTGAGCGGGTGGAGCTGCGGCTGGCCCCGGACGAGGACGGCGGCACGCTGCTGGAACTGCGGCATTCGGCACCGGACGGCCTGCTGGAGCGGGTTCCCGACGACCCGGAGTCCGGTGCCCGGGGCATCGGGACCGAGTGGGAGCTGAGCCTGATCGCCCTGGCGGCGTGTCTGGACGGAGACGCCGAAGCGGACTCGACGGGCGTGACGTCGGTGTTCGCGACCGCGGGGCTGGCAGGCCGCGTCAGCCGTGCCTGGTCGGCGACCTTGGCCGCCGCAGGCGTCGACGCGACGGGGGCCGACGACGCGGGCCGCTGA
- a CDS encoding tyrosine-protein phosphatase: MNRHVEFVGLHNFRDLGGYRTADGHRVRWGRLFRADAVSSLRAEEWPRFRELGIGTVIDLRYPYEIEANGRVPQYDGLVYHNLSVEHRPYEQAALDPAIEPARYFADRYAELLADGTAELRRALEVIAFEADAPVLFHCRTGKDRTGVLAALLLALLGVSEEDIVDDYALTELATQRFVADWKADPRKPPLRWPGYGRAPREAMRLMLTELAAAHGSAAEYVRGTGLDDAAVAAALRDRFLEPEPIAPDRRSA; this comes from the coding sequence GTGAATCGCCATGTGGAGTTCGTCGGCCTGCACAACTTCCGTGACCTGGGCGGCTATCGGACCGCGGACGGCCACCGGGTGCGGTGGGGCAGGCTGTTCCGGGCCGACGCGGTGTCGAGTCTGCGCGCCGAGGAGTGGCCGCGGTTTCGTGAGCTGGGGATCGGCACGGTGATCGACCTGCGGTATCCCTACGAGATCGAGGCCAACGGCCGGGTGCCGCAGTATGACGGGCTGGTGTATCACAACCTGAGTGTCGAGCACCGCCCCTATGAGCAGGCGGCGTTGGATCCCGCGATCGAACCGGCCCGATACTTCGCCGACCGCTATGCCGAACTGCTCGCCGACGGGACGGCGGAGCTGCGCCGCGCGCTGGAGGTCATCGCCTTCGAAGCCGACGCCCCGGTGCTGTTCCACTGCCGGACGGGCAAGGATCGGACCGGTGTCCTGGCGGCGTTGCTGCTGGCGTTGCTGGGGGTGTCCGAGGAGGACATCGTCGACGACTACGCCCTGACGGAACTCGCGACGCAGCGGTTCGTCGCCGACTGGAAGGCCGACCCGCGCAAGCCGCCGTTGCGGTGGCCCGGCTACGGGCGAGCGCCGAGGGAGGCGATGCGGCTGATGCTGACCGAGCTCGCCGCCGCCCATGGCTCGGCGGCCGAGTACGTGCGCGGGACGGGGCTGGACGACGCGGCGGTGGCCGCGGCCCTGCGCGACCGGTTCCTCGAACCGGAGCCGATCGCCCCGGATCGGCGATCGGCCTGA
- a CDS encoding aminoglycoside phosphotransferase family protein produces the protein MPAAARRVEVPAALAASHARHGGDAGRAWIAALPALVEEMLDRWELRPDGRGRHGVVALVIPVLRADGTPAAVKFQPVDEENSAEPVGLRHWRGDGIVRLLQDDPATGTLLLERLDGDRCLTEIPDDLTALRVLAELDARLTAVTAPAGLRRLADIAAAMLADVPVAERHLTDPADQTLLRTCAAAVAEVIGEPGDRLLHWDLHYENVLAAPPGSDREPWIAIDPKPLAGDPGFEVLPALDNRWPDIVATGDAPRAVLRRFDLMTEIMDLDRDRAAHWTLGRVLQNALWDIEDGETAIHPEQTLIARAVLRRLHPA, from the coding sequence ATGCCCGCAGCAGCTCGTCGTGTCGAGGTTCCCGCCGCCCTGGCCGCCTCCCACGCCCGCCACGGCGGCGACGCGGGCCGCGCCTGGATCGCCGCTCTGCCCGCCCTCGTCGAGGAGATGCTCGACCGCTGGGAACTACGACCGGACGGGCGCGGCCGCCACGGCGTCGTCGCCCTGGTGATCCCCGTCCTGCGTGCCGACGGGACACCGGCCGCGGTGAAGTTCCAGCCGGTCGACGAGGAGAACAGCGCCGAACCCGTCGGACTGCGGCACTGGCGAGGCGACGGCATCGTCCGACTCCTCCAGGACGACCCCGCCACCGGCACCCTGCTGCTGGAACGCCTGGACGGCGACCGCTGCCTCACCGAGATCCCCGATGACCTGACCGCGCTGCGCGTCCTCGCCGAACTCGATGCCCGACTCACCGCCGTCACCGCCCCGGCCGGCCTGCGCAGGCTCGCCGACATCGCCGCCGCGATGCTCGCCGACGTCCCCGTCGCCGAACGGCACCTGACCGACCCCGCCGACCAGACCCTGCTGCGCACCTGCGCGGCGGCGGTGGCCGAGGTCATCGGCGAACCCGGCGACCGCCTGCTGCACTGGGACCTGCACTACGAGAACGTGCTGGCCGCACCACCCGGCAGCGACCGGGAACCCTGGATCGCCATCGACCCCAAACCGCTGGCGGGCGACCCCGGCTTCGAGGTGCTGCCCGCGCTCGACAACCGATGGCCCGACATCGTGGCCACCGGCGACGCACCCCGCGCCGTGCTGCGCCGCTTCGACCTGATGACCGAGATCATGGACCTGGACCGCGACCGGGCCGCCCACTGGACCCTCGGCCGCGTCCTGCAGAACGCACTGTGGGACATCGAGGACGGCGAGACCGCGATCCACCCCGAACAGACCCTCATCGCCCGCGCCGTCCTGCGCCGCCTCCACCCCGCCTGA
- a CDS encoding fumarylacetoacetate hydrolase family protein — protein MDLRAQAERLLPEDADRALLVARVFDPAVGGPCVAAVRDGRAVDLTPVAPTVSDLLERSDVHAVVGEHEGPGWDLGDLIDATLRRDRSAARLLAPVDLQVLKAAGVTFVRSMVERVIEERAKGDAGRAEDVRVRIGDAVRGRISQLRPGSPEAAAVKEVLVAEGLWSQYLEVGIGPDPEIFTKAPVLSAVGTGDQIGVLARSEWNNPEPELVLAVTSTGRPVAATLGNDVNLRDFEGRSALLLTEAKDNNASCAIGPFLRLFDDEFGLDDARAVEITLEVTGEDGFTLRGINPVSEISRDPVELIAHAHGPHHSYPDGFVLFTGTMFAPTEDRGRPGAGFTHRDGDVVSISSPRLGTLVNEVTSAEQAPDWTFGIRSLMANLAERGLLGSATMVTG, from the coding sequence GTGGATCTACGAGCTCAGGCGGAGCGGCTCCTGCCCGAGGACGCCGACCGGGCTCTCCTGGTGGCGCGGGTGTTCGATCCCGCGGTGGGCGGCCCGTGCGTCGCGGCGGTCCGGGACGGCCGTGCCGTCGACCTGACGCCCGTCGCGCCGACCGTGTCCGACCTGCTGGAACGGTCCGACGTCCACGCTGTCGTCGGCGAGCACGAGGGGCCCGGCTGGGACCTGGGAGACCTGATCGACGCGACCCTGCGGCGCGACCGCTCGGCTGCCCGCCTCCTCGCGCCGGTCGATCTGCAGGTCCTCAAGGCGGCCGGGGTCACGTTCGTGCGCAGCATGGTCGAGCGCGTGATCGAGGAACGGGCGAAGGGCGACGCCGGGAGAGCCGAGGACGTCCGCGTGCGCATCGGGGATGCCGTGCGCGGGCGGATCTCCCAGCTGCGGCCCGGCTCCCCGGAGGCCGCTGCCGTCAAGGAGGTGCTGGTCGCGGAGGGTCTGTGGTCGCAGTACCTCGAGGTCGGCATCGGCCCGGACCCGGAGATCTTCACGAAGGCACCCGTGCTGTCGGCGGTCGGGACCGGCGACCAGATCGGCGTTCTGGCCCGTTCCGAGTGGAACAATCCCGAGCCCGAGCTGGTACTGGCCGTCACGTCCACCGGCCGGCCGGTCGCCGCGACGCTCGGCAACGACGTCAATCTGCGGGACTTCGAGGGACGCAGCGCGTTGCTGCTGACCGAGGCGAAGGACAACAACGCCTCCTGCGCGATCGGCCCGTTCCTGCGGCTGTTCGACGACGAGTTCGGCCTGGACGACGCGCGTGCGGTCGAGATCACCCTCGAGGTGACCGGCGAGGACGGCTTCACCCTGCGCGGGATCAACCCGGTGTCCGAGATCAGTCGGGACCCGGTCGAGCTGATCGCCCACGCGCACGGGCCACACCACAGCTATCCCGACGGGTTCGTGCTGTTCACCGGCACCATGTTCGCGCCGACCGAGGACCGCGGGCGGCCCGGTGCAGGCTTCACCCATCGGGACGGTGACGTGGTCTCGATCTCCTCGCCTCGGCTCGGAACGCTGGTGAACGAGGTCACCTCCGCCGAGCAGGCCCCCGACTGGACGTTCGGCATCCGTTCGCTCATGGCCAACCTCGCCGAACGCGGGCTGCTCGGCTCCGCCACGATGGTGACCGGATGA
- a CDS encoding FadR/GntR family transcriptional regulator has translation MTMPAISPVPRSRPPRLSAVVADRIVEDLFARGLRPGDRLPTEAELARRHEVSRTVVREAGRILDQRGIVDIRPGRGMVVAVPDATVVTSHYELMLRMNTATFGQLMQARLLIEVEVAALAARNRTEDDLVELGATIDASRAGPHDYDTSLDADLRFHRLISRASRNPFVAMLMDPVNECLRLACGDTRGHLAGQTDTLDEHAAILAAVRDRDADAARQATRAHLDRVAGAADSLVVRDTGR, from the coding sequence ATGACCATGCCGGCCATCAGCCCTGTGCCGCGGTCTCGCCCGCCCCGGCTGTCGGCGGTGGTGGCCGACCGGATCGTCGAGGATCTGTTCGCGCGAGGGCTGCGACCGGGGGACCGGCTGCCGACGGAGGCCGAGCTGGCCCGGCGACACGAGGTGAGCCGGACCGTCGTCCGGGAGGCGGGCCGAATCCTGGACCAGCGCGGAATCGTGGACATCCGGCCCGGCCGCGGCATGGTGGTCGCGGTCCCGGACGCCACCGTCGTGACGTCGCATTACGAGCTGATGCTGCGGATGAACACCGCGACGTTCGGACAGCTGATGCAGGCCCGCCTGCTCATCGAGGTGGAGGTCGCGGCGCTCGCCGCGCGGAACCGGACCGAGGACGACCTCGTCGAACTGGGCGCCACGATCGACGCGAGCCGGGCGGGTCCGCACGACTACGACACCAGCCTGGACGCCGACCTGCGCTTCCACCGGCTGATCTCCCGGGCGTCGCGGAACCCGTTCGTCGCGATGTTGATGGATCCGGTCAACGAATGCCTGCGCCTGGCCTGCGGAGACACCCGTGGCCATCTCGCCGGCCAGACCGACACGCTCGACGAGCACGCGGCGATCCTGGCCGCGGTGCGGGACCGCGACGCCGACGCGGCCCGGCAGGCGACGCGCGCGCACCTGGACCGGGTGGCCGGCGCGGCGGACTCGCTGGTGGTACGGGACACCGGACGCTGA